One region of Acomys russatus chromosome 8, mAcoRus1.1, whole genome shotgun sequence genomic DNA includes:
- the Fam246c gene encoding protein FAM246C, whose protein sequence is MAAESGRSWTQARNAYGAREALRRGVGRRLDPGLQPNGPVPEDVRAPGRLARLRGQLRADAAARAEAPRLVRLVERAGARAGAAGTGERSEARSGGSVCSVCGEPRGGATYPAGVLEVSERRLQEGLAAVRAELGAGLEALRAELRAELEALRALLPPPPPPPPPPARREPRGPALLRALGTVNALVSSSRTAENGPDALAEGLTNRAAARKNHKKTPVPSAAAQGGGD, encoded by the coding sequence ATGGCGGCAGAGTCCGGGCGCTCGTGGACTCAGGCGCGCAATGCCTATGGCGCTAGAGAGGCGCTAAGGCGAGGCGTGGGCCGCCGGCTGGACCCGGGTTTGCAGCCCAACGGGCCGGTCCCCGAAGATGTTCGCGCCCCGGGCCGCCTGGCTCGCCTGCGTGGCCAATTGCGGGCCGACGCGGCAGCGCGAGCCGAGGCTCCGCGACTGGTGCGGCTGGTGGAACGCGCGGGCGCGCGAGCCGGGGCGGCCGGGACCGGCGAAAGGAGCGAGGCGCGCAGTGGCGGCTCGGTGTGCTCGGTGTGCGGGGAGCCGCGCGGCGGCGCCACCTACCCCGCGGGCGTCCTGGAGGTGAGCGAGCGACGGCTGCAGGAGGGGCTGGCGGCCGTGCGCGCAGAGCTGGGCGCGGGGCTCGAGGCGCTGCGCGCGGAGCTGCGGGCGGAGCTGGAAGCCCTGCGCGCTCtgctgccaccgccgccgccgccaccaccgccgcccgCCCGCCGCGAGCCCCGAGGTCCCGCCCTGCTGCGGGCGCTCGGCACTGTGAACGCGTTGGTTTCGTCCTCGAGGACCGCGGAGAACGGTCCAGACGCCCTAGCGGAAGGCCTGACGAACCGAGCGGCGGCACGCAAGAACCACAAGAAAACTCCAGTTCCTTCAGCGGCTGCGCAAGGTGGCGGAGATTGA
- the LOC127193064 gene encoding carbonic anhydrase 15 isoform X1 has product MWALGFLLHFLIIQPVVQVDSKGTWCYDSQDPKCGPTHWKELAPACGGPAQSPINIDLRLVQRDNTLGPFIFQGYDSAPADPWLLENDGHTVLLRVNSCRQSCPAIRGAGLPSPEYRLLQLHFHWGSPGHEGSEHSLDEKRGSMEMHVVHMNTKYQSMKEAQSHPDGFAVLAVLLLEEDRDNTNFSAIVSGLKNLSSPGVSVNLTSIFPLASLLPSALGLLRYYRYSGSLTTPGCDPAVLWTVFENTIPIGRAQVAQFQTVPQTGPPGLHPRPLRDNFRPQQPLGGRRISASPGASIRSSVAQKPHHPTLSCLHLAFLGLGVGLRLWDGP; this is encoded by the exons ATGTGGGCCCTGGGCTTCCTGCTCCACTTCCTCATCATACAGCCGGTGGTACAGGTGGACTCCAAGG gtACCTGGTGCTACGACTCCCAAGACCCAAAGTGTG GCCCCACCCACTGGAAGGAGCTAGCACCTGCCTGTGGGGGCCCAGCTCAGTCCCCTATCAACATTGACCTCCGATTGGTCCAGCGGGATAACACTCTCGGGCCCTTCATCTTTCAAGGCTATGATTCAGCACCTGCAGACCCTTGGCTCCTGGAGAATGATGGCCATACAG TGCTACTTCGAGTAAATTCCTGTCGGCAGAGCTGCCCAGCGATCCGAGGGGCTGGGCTGCCATCGCCAGAGTACCGGCTACTGCAGCTCCATTTCCACTGGGGCAGCCCAGGGCACGAAGGCTCGGAGCACAGCCTTGACGAGAAGCGCGGCTCTATGGAG ATGCACGTGGTGCACATGAACACCAAGTACCAGAGCATGAAGGAGGCACAGAGCCATCCAGATGGGTTCGCTGTTCTGGCCGTGCTGTTGCTG gaggaggacagggacaATACCAATTTCTCTGCCATTGTGTCTGGCTTGAAAAATTTATCTTCACCTG gGGTCTCTGTGAATCTGACATCCATCTTCCCGCTGGCCTCTCTGCTGCCAAGTGCTTTGGGTCTCTTGCGCTACTACCGATATTCCGGGTCTCTGACCACACCCGGCTGTGACCCAGCGGTGCTCTGGACTGTCTTTGAAAACACCATACCCATTGGACGAGCACAG GTAGCCCAGTTCCAGACTGTGCCCCAGACCGGGCCACCAGGTTTGCACCCCAGACCACTCAGGGATAATTTCCGCCCCCAACAGCCTCTTGGAGGGCGCAGGATATCAGCCTCTCCTGGGGCATCCATCCGGTCATCAGTAGCACAAAAGCCCCATCACCCTACCCTGTCCTGTTTGCACCTGGCTTTTTTGGGCTTGGGAGTTGGGCTGAGGCTCTGGGACGGCCCCTAA
- the LOC127193064 gene encoding carbonic anhydrase 15 isoform X2, whose protein sequence is MWALGFLLHFLIIQPVVQVDSKGPTHWKELAPACGGPAQSPINIDLRLVQRDNTLGPFIFQGYDSAPADPWLLENDGHTVLLRVNSCRQSCPAIRGAGLPSPEYRLLQLHFHWGSPGHEGSEHSLDEKRGSMEMHVVHMNTKYQSMKEAQSHPDGFAVLAVLLLEEDRDNTNFSAIVSGLKNLSSPGVSVNLTSIFPLASLLPSALGLLRYYRYSGSLTTPGCDPAVLWTVFENTIPIGRAQVAQFQTVPQTGPPGLHPRPLRDNFRPQQPLGGRRISASPGASIRSSVAQKPHHPTLSCLHLAFLGLGVGLRLWDGP, encoded by the exons ATGTGGGCCCTGGGCTTCCTGCTCCACTTCCTCATCATACAGCCGGTGGTACAGGTGGACTCCAAGG GCCCCACCCACTGGAAGGAGCTAGCACCTGCCTGTGGGGGCCCAGCTCAGTCCCCTATCAACATTGACCTCCGATTGGTCCAGCGGGATAACACTCTCGGGCCCTTCATCTTTCAAGGCTATGATTCAGCACCTGCAGACCCTTGGCTCCTGGAGAATGATGGCCATACAG TGCTACTTCGAGTAAATTCCTGTCGGCAGAGCTGCCCAGCGATCCGAGGGGCTGGGCTGCCATCGCCAGAGTACCGGCTACTGCAGCTCCATTTCCACTGGGGCAGCCCAGGGCACGAAGGCTCGGAGCACAGCCTTGACGAGAAGCGCGGCTCTATGGAG ATGCACGTGGTGCACATGAACACCAAGTACCAGAGCATGAAGGAGGCACAGAGCCATCCAGATGGGTTCGCTGTTCTGGCCGTGCTGTTGCTG gaggaggacagggacaATACCAATTTCTCTGCCATTGTGTCTGGCTTGAAAAATTTATCTTCACCTG gGGTCTCTGTGAATCTGACATCCATCTTCCCGCTGGCCTCTCTGCTGCCAAGTGCTTTGGGTCTCTTGCGCTACTACCGATATTCCGGGTCTCTGACCACACCCGGCTGTGACCCAGCGGTGCTCTGGACTGTCTTTGAAAACACCATACCCATTGGACGAGCACAG GTAGCCCAGTTCCAGACTGTGCCCCAGACCGGGCCACCAGGTTTGCACCCCAGACCACTCAGGGATAATTTCCGCCCCCAACAGCCTCTTGGAGGGCGCAGGATATCAGCCTCTCCTGGGGCATCCATCCGGTCATCAGTAGCACAAAAGCCCCATCACCCTACCCTGTCCTGTTTGCACCTGGCTTTTTTGGGCTTGGGAGTTGGGCTGAGGCTCTGGGACGGCCCCTAA